From Streptococcus hyointestinalis, a single genomic window includes:
- a CDS encoding type II toxin-antitoxin system MqsR family toxin, whose amino-acid sequence MTNEEIEELLSHLKELVARDAFYTVLRGGRKVAIKNELIKKVVPSLKVSDFNKKELDYNGSGEYIFVFITQEGMKFYIKFKFVFNKGKEKVKFISFHYAELRNA is encoded by the coding sequence GTGACGAACGAAGAAATAGAAGAACTGCTTTCTCATTTGAAAGAACTTGTTGCAAGAGATGCTTTTTACACAGTCCTGAGAGGAGGACGAAAAGTAGCTATCAAAAATGAACTTATTAAAAAAGTTGTGCCTAGTCTTAAGGTGAGTGATTTCAACAAAAAGGAGCTGGATTACAATGGTTCCGGTGAATATATCTTTGTTTTTATAACTCAAGAAGGTATGAAGTTTTACATTAAGTTTAAGTTTGTTTTTAATAAAGGGAAAGAAAAGGTAAAATTTATTTCTTTTCATTATGCGGAGTTGAGAAACGCTTGA
- a CDS encoding PD-(D/E)XK nuclease-like domain-containing protein, translated as MAIDIEQPRVLTADNYYDDFTYMSTSRFKEFIKCPRRQLAIELGMWEDKKSNDAFIVGNYVHSYFESPEAHRRFLEGHRSDLYATKGKTKGQLKAAFKVADKMIRTLEVEELFNRVYHGSSGDEVEKERIFTGELYGIPFKCKVDSINFTGGYFVDLKTMDTLAGEKFSPTIRRYTKGVLYNVLEYQYDLQMYIYQQLIAQEVGYEMTPYIMAVSKESIPDKELIMVTDSILDHGRQILEANAEMIRSIWECEMEAEGCGHCDFCLAHKTLEGYVTLDELF; from the coding sequence ATGGCTATTGACATAGAGCAACCAAGAGTGTTGACTGCGGACAATTACTATGATGACTTTACTTATATGAGTACATCTCGCTTTAAGGAGTTTATTAAGTGTCCGAGAAGGCAGCTTGCTATTGAACTTGGCATGTGGGAAGATAAAAAGTCTAATGACGCCTTTATCGTTGGTAATTATGTACATTCATACTTTGAAAGTCCAGAAGCACATCGCAGGTTTCTAGAAGGACATAGAAGTGACTTGTACGCTACCAAAGGTAAAACAAAAGGGCAGCTAAAAGCTGCCTTTAAGGTGGCCGATAAGATGATCCGTACCCTAGAAGTAGAAGAACTCTTTAATCGAGTTTATCACGGCTCAAGCGGTGATGAGGTCGAAAAGGAACGTATCTTTACCGGGGAGCTGTACGGTATCCCATTTAAGTGCAAGGTCGATAGTATCAACTTTACTGGTGGGTATTTTGTGGACTTGAAAACAATGGACACCCTAGCAGGTGAGAAGTTTTCTCCGACAATCCGTAGATACACTAAAGGGGTACTCTATAATGTTCTGGAGTATCAATATGACCTGCAAATGTACATCTACCAACAATTGATAGCACAGGAAGTGGGTTATGAAATGACACCCTACATTATGGCTGTCTCGAAGGAGTCTATTCCTGATAAGGAGTTGATTATGGTAACAGACAGTATCTTAGACCACGGTCGGCAAATCCTAGAAGCCAACGCTGAAATGATCCGCTCTATTTGGGAGTGTGAAATGGAAGCTGAAGGTTGTGGACACTGTGACTTTTGTCTCGCTCATAAAACACTAGAGGGCTACGTCACATTAGACGAGCTCTTTTAG
- a CDS encoding IS30 family transposase: MSTNHSTKKSLYSHLSASERGEISAYLKMGKTPSEIARLLGRHRSTISREIKRGSVSQVQDKNGKRIYSTVYFPDSGQRVYETNRRKSAYHKLSYCSQTFFKELEKALKTKPRCHSVDSFVQTYREKHPLEVIPSTKTVYRYIKDGLLRVKPIDLPKMVSIRKRSKVRPKATTKILGKSIEERPETITNRSEFGHWEIDLVLGKKTKGEAVVMTLVERQTRFAIAVKLANKQAETINRAVKSLLSQYPIRSITSDNGSEFSSLSDLKGVEVYFAHPYASHERGTNENFNGLLREFLPKGVSLNSLTTEELNHYVSAINDRPRRLHKYKTANILFGLAQTA, encoded by the coding sequence ATGTCCACTAATCATTCTACCAAAAAATCGTTATACTCACACCTTTCAGCCTCTGAACGCGGAGAAATCAGCGCCTATCTCAAGATGGGCAAGACCCCCTCTGAGATTGCTCGTCTGCTTGGGCGTCATCGCTCAACCATCAGTCGGGAAATCAAACGAGGAAGTGTTTCTCAGGTTCAAGATAAGAACGGGAAACGAATCTACTCAACGGTTTACTTTCCAGATAGTGGTCAACGTGTTTATGAAACCAATCGTCGAAAAAGTGCCTATCATAAACTATCGTACTGCTCCCAGACCTTCTTCAAGGAACTTGAGAAAGCCCTGAAAACGAAACCTCGTTGTCACAGTGTTGATAGCTTTGTTCAAACTTACCGAGAAAAACATCCACTGGAAGTTATCCCTTCCACCAAGACAGTGTATCGGTACATCAAAGACGGACTGTTGAGGGTTAAACCGATTGATTTACCTAAGATGGTGAGCATCCGAAAACGGTCTAAAGTAAGGCCTAAGGCCACGACGAAAATCTTAGGAAAATCCATTGAAGAACGTCCAGAAACTATTACTAATCGCTCTGAATTTGGACATTGGGAGATTGATTTGGTTCTTGGCAAGAAGACCAAAGGGGAAGCTGTTGTCATGACTCTAGTAGAGCGTCAAACACGATTTGCCATCGCTGTAAAACTGGCTAATAAACAAGCAGAAACTATCAATAGGGCTGTTAAGAGCCTACTATCACAGTACCCTATTCGCTCTATCACATCGGACAATGGCTCAGAGTTCAGTAGCTTGTCAGACTTAAAAGGTGTGGAAGTCTATTTTGCCCATCCTTATGCTTCTCATGAAAGAGGAACAAATGAAAATTTCAATGGTCTCTTGAGAGAGTTTCTCCCAAAAGGTGTCTCTCTTAACTCACTAACGACAGAAGAACTCAATCACTACGTCTCTGCTATCAATGACAGACCTAGACGACTTCACAAGTATAAAACCGCAAATATTTTGTTTGGGCTAGCCCAAACAGCTTAA
- a CDS encoding type I restriction endonuclease subunit R, protein MAELESVLEQKLIDQLCQGESQWTYRPDIRTEEELWDNFRYILEQNNKAKLNDGRLTDSEFAKIKNDLSHASFYDAGKWLVGENGQVYVHVQRGNEPLHLLVLNNEHIAGGTSVYEVINQYQAFGEDDARDRRFDVTLLINGIPMIHIELKNKDHSYMDGFHQIKKYIAEGKFRGLFSNVQMFVISNGVDTKYFSAARDNELNKKFLTGWIDHDNQPVPDFIDFAKAVLKIPEAHEMVTKYIVLDNDKKKLLILRPYQIHAIEAMRDASKKGKSGFIWHTTGSGKTMTSYKATRNLLMDIPSIEKTIFLIDRKDLDVQTKLAFQSYADNDTIDVDDTENVNALIKKLTDGRRQMIVTTRQKMQTMINKRLKEGTTDYNKIRALKVAFVVDECHRAVTPQTKRELEAFFANSLWFGFTGTPIFEDNKYEQKGDLAQTTKQLYGDCLHSYTIKEAIHDGAVLGFMVETLGKNGLTPEEEERTYGKEAHMRQVLDVILNKSFAKFGMEKGRGETYEAMFTVSSIEQAQKYYELIKRIKAGQDELKISEDIRRALPDFPKVAITYSVTENDEASKLNQDKMKEALDDYNDMFGTNYNLAGINAYNANLNDRLARKEKKYLNRSQQLDIVIVVDRLLTGFDVPCLSTLFIDRQPMSPQNLIQAFSRTNRLFDTKKQYGQIVTFQSPQAFKEAINSALALYSRGGEGEPLAEDFETVKEEFITSLKIVRLLAETPQEVISLSKEQKIQFIADFRGLDHSFNHLKAFTDYDPHILTENHFSQEEYEDYAAVYKNVLAELKTDEPGEGNANDTITDDYELVAVDKITVDYDYIIDLISGFVDSLGDVESEAEYEKKLAEIKDTIAAYSEDNPKLGALLEGVLEDIINHKEKYENQDVSIIVNQLRQSAIEKEIRQFSEKWFVDFEDVKYEAYHFKDGKLANENKLKEKANYAAYKEATEEPVKKFKFFSAMIKDFKDVLMPEIAPLFN, encoded by the coding sequence ATGGCAGAATTAGAATCAGTTTTAGAACAAAAACTGATTGATCAACTGTGTCAAGGCGAGTCTCAATGGACTTATCGTCCAGATATTAGAACAGAAGAGGAGCTTTGGGATAATTTCAGATATATTCTTGAACAAAACAACAAAGCTAAATTAAATGATGGTCGTCTAACTGATAGTGAGTTTGCTAAAATTAAAAATGATTTATCACACGCTTCTTTTTACGATGCAGGAAAATGGCTAGTCGGCGAAAACGGTCAAGTGTATGTCCATGTGCAACGTGGCAATGAGCCCCTTCATTTACTGGTCTTAAATAATGAGCATATTGCAGGTGGGACAAGTGTCTATGAGGTCATCAATCAATATCAAGCCTTTGGCGAAGATGATGCGCGTGATCGTCGTTTTGACGTGACTTTACTCATCAACGGAATTCCGATGATTCATATTGAATTAAAAAACAAAGATCATTCCTATATGGACGGATTCCATCAAATCAAGAAATACATTGCTGAAGGCAAGTTCCGTGGTCTCTTCTCAAATGTTCAAATGTTTGTCATAAGTAACGGCGTTGATACCAAGTATTTTTCAGCCGCTAGAGATAATGAGCTCAACAAAAAATTCTTAACCGGCTGGATTGACCATGACAATCAACCAGTGCCAGATTTTATTGACTTTGCAAAAGCGGTACTCAAGATTCCAGAAGCGCATGAAATGGTGACCAAATATATCGTTTTGGATAACGATAAAAAGAAATTGCTGATATTGAGACCTTACCAAATCCATGCTATCGAAGCCATGCGTGACGCTTCCAAAAAAGGTAAATCAGGCTTTATCTGGCATACAACAGGCTCTGGAAAGACTATGACCTCCTATAAAGCCACACGTAATCTCTTAATGGACATTCCGTCTATTGAAAAGACTATTTTCTTAATTGACCGGAAAGACCTTGATGTGCAAACGAAACTCGCCTTTCAGTCCTATGCTGATAACGATACGATTGATGTTGATGATACGGAAAACGTTAATGCATTGATTAAAAAATTGACAGACGGAAGACGTCAAATGATTGTGACCACACGTCAAAAAATGCAAACAATGATCAATAAACGTTTGAAAGAAGGGACAACAGATTACAACAAAATTCGAGCTTTAAAGGTTGCCTTTGTTGTTGACGAATGCCATAGAGCTGTCACACCACAGACAAAGAGAGAGTTAGAAGCTTTCTTTGCCAATTCCTTATGGTTTGGATTTACGGGAACGCCGATTTTTGAAGATAATAAATACGAACAAAAAGGTGACTTAGCTCAGACGACAAAACAGTTATACGGAGACTGTTTACACAGCTATACTATCAAAGAAGCGATTCATGATGGAGCTGTCCTTGGTTTCATGGTTGAAACACTTGGTAAAAACGGGCTTACTCCAGAAGAAGAGGAGCGTACCTATGGAAAAGAAGCTCATATGCGTCAAGTTTTAGATGTTATTTTGAACAAATCTTTTGCCAAATTTGGTATGGAAAAAGGTAGAGGTGAGACCTATGAAGCTATGTTTACCGTTAGTTCCATCGAACAGGCTCAAAAATATTATGAGCTTATCAAACGGATAAAAGCTGGTCAGGACGAGCTAAAAATTAGTGAGGACATTCGTCGAGCTCTCCCAGATTTTCCAAAAGTTGCCATTACTTATTCAGTTACTGAAAACGATGAAGCTTCTAAACTGAATCAAGATAAGATGAAAGAAGCTTTGGACGATTATAATGATATGTTTGGTACAAATTATAATCTGGCGGGTATCAATGCTTACAATGCTAATTTGAACGATCGCTTAGCACGTAAAGAGAAAAAATACTTAAATCGTAGTCAGCAACTTGATATCGTTATTGTTGTCGATAGACTTTTGACGGGATTTGATGTTCCTTGTTTGTCAACACTTTTCATTGATCGTCAACCGATGTCTCCACAAAACTTAATTCAAGCTTTCTCACGTACCAATCGCCTGTTTGATACGAAAAAACAATACGGTCAAATCGTCACTTTCCAATCACCACAAGCATTCAAAGAAGCTATCAATTCGGCATTAGCCTTATATTCACGTGGTGGAGAAGGTGAGCCTTTAGCAGAAGACTTTGAGACTGTTAAAGAAGAGTTTATTACTTCCTTGAAAATTGTTCGTCTTTTAGCAGAGACACCTCAAGAAGTTATTTCTTTGTCTAAAGAGCAAAAGATACAATTTATCGCTGACTTTAGAGGCTTAGACCATTCATTTAATCATCTAAAAGCCTTCACAGATTATGACCCGCACATTTTGACAGAGAATCATTTTTCACAAGAAGAATACGAGGATTATGCGGCGGTTTATAAAAATGTTTTAGCAGAGTTGAAAACAGACGAGCCAGGCGAGGGGAATGCAAACGATACAATTACTGATGACTATGAGCTTGTAGCTGTTGATAAAATCACTGTTGATTACGATTATATTATTGATTTGATTAGTGGTTTTGTCGATTCTCTTGGTGATGTCGAAAGCGAAGCAGAGTATGAAAAGAAACTGGCTGAAATCAAAGATACTATAGCGGCCTATTCAGAAGATAATCCAAAACTGGGTGCTCTTCTAGAAGGTGTTCTTGAAGATATTATCAATCATAAGGAAAAGTATGAAAATCAGGATGTCTCTATCATTGTCAATCAACTGCGCCAATCAGCTATTGAAAAGGAAATCAGACAATTTTCCGAGAAATGGTTTGTTGATTTCGAGGATGTTAAGTACGAGGCTTATCATTTTAAAGATGGCAAGCTAGCCAATGAAAACAAATTAAAGGAAAAAGCTAACTATGCAGCTTATAAAGAGGCAACAGAGGAACCCGTTAAAAAATTCAAGTTCTTTAGTGCAATGATCAAAGACTTTAAAGATGTTTTGATGCCAGAAATTGCTCCATTATTTAACTAA
- a CDS encoding site-specific integrase encodes MIETMNSETMLFCDYYKQWIMVYKEGAIRPVTMKKYHMAHRWLEKLVPTLQIQQLDRFSYQKLLNQYASVHEKQTTMDFHHHLKCAIMDAVDEGLIQRDPTRKAIIKGKQPRAKKPKFLNQYELHKLLDDLDLAPQINMDWLILLIAKTGLRFSEALALTPKDFDLTRQTLSVSKTWDYKGDGGFLPTKNQSSIRKIPIDWQTVIQFAELLKNLPEDKPIFVTGKIYNSTVNDRLARHCKNAGIPIISIHGLRHTHASLLLFAGVSIASVARRLGHSNMTTTQKTYLHIINELESKDIDIIMRSLSSLNS; translated from the coding sequence ATGATAGAAACAATGAATTCTGAAACAATGTTATTTTGTGATTATTATAAGCAATGGATTATGGTCTACAAAGAGGGAGCTATCCGCCCTGTGACCATGAAAAAGTACCATATGGCTCATCGCTGGCTTGAAAAGTTGGTGCCAACATTACAGATACAGCAGTTGGATCGCTTTTCTTATCAAAAATTATTAAATCAATATGCAAGCGTTCATGAAAAACAAACTACAATGGATTTTCATCACCACTTAAAATGTGCCATTATGGATGCTGTTGATGAGGGACTTATTCAGCGAGACCCAACACGTAAAGCCATCATTAAAGGCAAACAACCACGTGCTAAGAAACCTAAGTTTCTCAATCAGTACGAACTCCACAAACTCCTTGATGACCTTGATTTAGCCCCGCAAATTAATATGGATTGGTTGATTTTATTGATTGCCAAAACTGGCTTACGTTTTTCAGAAGCGCTCGCTCTAACCCCAAAAGATTTTGATTTAACGCGACAAACACTTTCCGTCTCAAAAACATGGGATTATAAAGGCGACGGTGGATTTCTACCGACTAAAAATCAATCCTCAATCAGAAAAATTCCTATCGATTGGCAAACAGTTATTCAGTTTGCAGAGTTACTCAAAAACCTACCCGAGGATAAGCCTATTTTCGTAACAGGTAAAATTTATAATTCTACCGTAAATGACCGACTAGCTAGACATTGTAAAAATGCTGGCATTCCTATCATTTCTATTCATGGTTTACGCCATACCCATGCCTCACTGCTCCTCTTTGCAGGCGTTTCTATCGCAAGTGTAGCAAGACGACTTGGGCACTCTAATATGACGACCACTCAAAAAACATATCTCCATATTATTAACGAGCTAGAGAGTAAAGACATTGACATCATTATGCGCTCACTATCCAGTTTAAATTCCTAA
- a CDS encoding type II toxin-antitoxin system MqsR family toxin, whose amino-acid sequence MEKYEVRELLRKLKRLVKLDRYTLVYRMGRKIPVSKSMLKSLVAKLTISEFKKRELDRDGSGDFVYVFIIKNEAENFYIKFKFINENEVELVKFISFHP is encoded by the coding sequence GTGGAAAAATACGAGGTTCGTGAGCTACTGCGCAAGTTAAAACGGTTGGTAAAACTTGATAGATATACTCTTGTATATAGGATGGGACGAAAAATACCTGTGAGTAAATCAATGCTAAAATCTCTTGTTGCCAAACTTACAATAAGTGAATTTAAAAAAAGGGAACTCGACAGAGATGGTTCCGGAGACTTCGTTTATGTTTTTATTATAAAGAATGAAGCAGAAAATTTTTATATCAAGTTTAAATTTATCAATGAGAATGAAGTAGAGCTTGTCAAATTTATTTCTTTTCATCCGTGA
- a CDS encoding restriction endonuclease subunit S, producing MKTNSVPKIRFKGFTDDWEQRKLGEIAARVHGNDGRMDLPTLTISAANGWMNQKERFSGNIAGREQKNYTLLHKGELSYNHGNSKLAKYGAVFSLETYKEALVPRVYHSFKVIDGNPKFIEYYFATKIPDRELAKLVSSGARMDGLLNINFNEFMGINLTVPNKSEQEKISNHFSNLDRLITLHQRKCDPTCQVKCNKFIDN from the coding sequence AACAGCGTAAGTTGGGAGAGATCGCTGCAAGAGTCCATGGGAACGATGGAAGAATGGATTTACCAACTCTTACTATCTCTGCAGCAAATGGTTGGATGAATCAAAAGGAAAGATTTTCTGGTAACATAGCTGGTAGAGAGCAGAAAAACTACACTCTTCTTCATAAAGGAGAATTATCATATAATCACGGGAATTCAAAACTTGCAAAATACGGGGCGGTTTTTTCTCTTGAAACTTATAAAGAAGCTCTTGTTCCTAGGGTTTATCACAGTTTTAAAGTAATTGACGGAAATCCTAAATTTATTGAATATTATTTTGCAACGAAAATTCCTGATAGAGAACTTGCGAAACTTGTATCATCAGGAGCAAGAATGGACGGACTTCTAAATATTAATTTTAATGAGTTTATGGGGATAAATTTAACTGTTCCTAATAAATCAGAACAAGAAAAAATATCAAATCATTTCTCAAACTTAGACCGCCTCATCACCCTTCATCAACGTAAGTGTGACCCCACTTGTCAAGTCAAGTGCAACAAGTTCATTGATAACTAG
- a CDS encoding ERF family protein — MENTGNFNAAENATLSSDFLERLIKAEVELALAKKETEHQLELVELEQKYKDSNQEKWGEFYEALAKAQAAFVTPKKSKTATVKTQKGYEYTYDYATLSDILGATEQYLNENGIFFSQNELTKSVANGDVFVSIETTLSYKNGLTLKKETLPLKYNPFNAQDARSIVSYLRRYGASNILGIEPEDGGDDANIAQGNDFHVHNSYPKAPQQNQNIPHKPSGRGTGYNSNTQGRGYSCQGGYQDNHSYQGNSRNVSNNQGNNANQANRTNQGQNGTYSNRSFNENTQAPQETKRSNNHAQQSRQGSVNKSTQQAKSNQVGIANQKSDEVSEAAREAVAKANELKAKKEAEKKTQLAKAAEQESAKAKRDEALAKAAEKLDANLKKAPETISKAPNDVAAKEDTKAVNPDINKPNVSAKETQGKGDVKENKPTSQATTNTMGTSVEAKADNHAQDNSQEAKVAEEKTSQEGQLHETHPVLDEKPKAATQRSVDEIFVKGLKAAKTLNASEEQIHAWENMSDKKAAIKEIIDFCNAAQEEKMTTGQL; from the coding sequence ATGGAAAACACAGGTAACTTTAACGCAGCAGAAAACGCAACACTATCTAGTGACTTTCTTGAACGCTTGATTAAAGCAGAGGTTGAGCTTGCTTTAGCTAAGAAAGAAACAGAACATCAGTTGGAGCTTGTTGAATTAGAGCAGAAGTATAAAGACTCAAACCAAGAAAAATGGGGTGAGTTTTACGAAGCGCTTGCTAAAGCTCAAGCAGCATTTGTCACACCTAAGAAAAGTAAAACGGCTACTGTTAAAACCCAAAAAGGGTATGAGTACACCTATGATTATGCGACCTTGAGCGATATTTTAGGTGCTACCGAACAGTATCTTAACGAAAACGGCATTTTCTTTTCTCAAAATGAGTTGACGAAAAGCGTTGCTAATGGTGATGTTTTTGTGTCTATCGAAACCACTCTTTCTTATAAGAATGGTTTGACGCTTAAAAAAGAGACACTGCCCTTGAAGTACAATCCATTTAACGCACAGGATGCACGCTCAATCGTGTCTTATCTTCGACGTTATGGAGCAAGTAACATTTTAGGTATTGAACCAGAAGATGGGGGCGATGACGCTAATATTGCACAAGGAAATGACTTCCACGTACACAATAGCTATCCAAAAGCCCCTCAACAAAACCAAAATATTCCACATAAACCAAGTGGACGTGGTACTGGTTATAACTCTAACACTCAAGGTAGGGGTTATTCTTGCCAAGGTGGTTATCAAGACAATCATTCTTATCAAGGAAATAGCAGAAATGTTAGTAACAACCAAGGTAACAATGCTAATCAAGCTAACCGTACGAACCAAGGCCAAAATGGAACTTATAGTAATCGTTCGTTTAACGAAAACACTCAAGCTCCACAAGAGACCAAGAGAAGTAATAACCACGCACAGCAGTCTCGCCAAGGTAGCGTAAATAAGTCTACCCAACAGGCAAAATCTAATCAAGTAGGTATCGCTAATCAAAAGTCAGATGAAGTTTCAGAAGCAGCACGTGAAGCAGTCGCAAAAGCTAATGAGTTGAAAGCTAAAAAAGAAGCAGAGAAAAAGACTCAATTAGCTAAAGCAGCCGAGCAAGAGTCAGCAAAAGCTAAACGTGATGAAGCCCTAGCAAAAGCAGCAGAAAAACTTGACGCTAATTTAAAAAAAGCGCCAGAGACAATTTCTAAAGCCCCTAACGATGTAGCAGCAAAAGAAGATACCAAGGCAGTTAATCCAGACATCAACAAACCAAATGTTTCTGCTAAGGAAACACAAGGAAAAGGTGACGTCAAGGAAAACAAGCCTACTTCTCAAGCAACTACAAATACTATGGGAACAAGTGTTGAAGCTAAAGCAGACAATCACGCACAAGATAACTCTCAAGAAGCTAAAGTTGCTGAGGAAAAGACTTCGCAAGAAGGTCAGTTGCATGAGACACACCCAGTATTGGATGAAAAACCAAAGGCAGCTACTCAACGCTCAGTTGATGAGATTTTTGTAAAAGGATTGAAAGCAGCTAAAACACTAAATGCTAGTGAAGAACAAATTCACGCTTGGGAAAATATGTCTGACAAAAAGGCAGCTATTAAAGAAATTATTGATTTTTGTAATGCTGCTCAAGAAGAAAAAATGACGACAGGACAACTGTAA
- the ssb gene encoding single-stranded DNA-binding protein, whose translation MMNNVQLIGRTTRDAELRYTPNNKAVARVNLAVNRNFKNKQTGEREADFFQLVLWGKQAENFSEWIKKGNLVGVTGELRSRTYENQQGQRVFVTEVWVSYFWSLEPRTSNGNNHQQGQGGYDNSMPPFDNNNYGYDSSSATNNGPMDISDDDLPF comes from the coding sequence ATGATGAACAACGTACAACTTATCGGACGCACAACACGTGATGCAGAATTACGCTATACACCAAATAACAAAGCAGTCGCTAGAGTTAATTTGGCAGTTAATCGTAATTTCAAGAATAAACAAACTGGAGAACGAGAAGCAGATTTCTTTCAATTAGTTCTTTGGGGCAAACAAGCAGAAAACTTTTCTGAATGGATAAAGAAAGGAAATCTGGTTGGCGTTACTGGAGAACTTCGTTCTCGTACCTATGAGAACCAACAAGGTCAACGTGTTTTTGTAACGGAAGTTTGGGTAAGTTATTTCTGGTCACTAGAACCACGCACATCTAACGGAAATAATCACCAGCAAGGTCAAGGTGGTTATGATAATAGCATGCCACCGTTTGATAACAATAACTACGGTTACGATTCTAGCTCAGCTACGAATAATGGCCCAATGGATATTTCTGACGATGACTTACCGTTCTAA
- a CDS encoding restriction endonuclease subunit S, translating to MGETADLYQPTTISSSELRKSGYPVFGANGYIGYYDKCNHNEDQVTISARGEGTGTPNFVVGPVWITGNSMVVNVDKEGRNINKYFLFNNFLSSNFKRYITGGAQPQLTREVLTTVKFHLPALTEQTVIGNFFQTLDRLITLHQRKCFGFKNVGIFMKDLVSDKKLGSKTYFNTLYDTLLRGGLSFYDRNNEF from the coding sequence TTGGGAGAAACTGCGGACTTATATCAGCCTACAACAATTAGTAGTAGTGAGTTAAGGAAATCGGGTTATCCAGTATTTGGTGCAAATGGTTATATTGGTTATTATGACAAGTGCAATCACAATGAGGATCAGGTAACTATATCTGCACGTGGAGAAGGTACAGGAACTCCTAATTTTGTAGTTGGTCCAGTATGGATAACAGGAAATTCTATGGTTGTTAATGTTGATAAAGAAGGCAGAAATATCAATAAATACTTTTTATTCAATAATTTTTTATCATCTAATTTTAAAAGATATATTACTGGTGGTGCGCAACCACAGTTGACAAGAGAGGTGTTGACAACAGTTAAGTTTCATCTCCCTGCTCTGACAGAACAAACAGTCATTGGAAATTTCTTCCAAACCCTCGACCGCCTCATCACCCTTCATCAACGTAAGTGTTTTGGTTTCAAAAATGTGGGCATTTTTATGAAAGATCTGGTTTCTGATAAAAAATTAGGTTCTAAAACATATTTTAATACTCTTTATGATACATTATTGAGAGGAGGTTTATCATTTTATGATAGAAACAATGAATTCTGA